The stretch of DNA TCTCCGACATCACCGGCGCCCGGGTGTTGGTCATGTTGGGGGATTCGGTGACCACCGACCACATCTCACCCGCGGGCACGATCCGCCGCGGCAGCCCGGCCGGTATCTACCTGCGCGAGCATGGCGTCGAACCGCCCGACTTCAACTCCTACGGATCCCGTCGCGGCAACCACGAGGTGATGATCCGCGGCACCTTCGCCAACATTCGCCTGCGGAATCTGCTGGCCCCGGGCACGGAGGGCGGCGTCACCCGCCACCTCCCCGACGGGCAGGAGATGAGCATCTTCCACGCCGCGAACGCCTACGCCGCCGAGGGCACTGCGCTGATCATCCTCGCCGGCGCCGAGTACGGATCTGGGTCCTCGCGCGACTGGGCGGCCAAGGGAACACTGCTCCTCGGGGTCAAAGCGGTCCTCGCGACGTCGTTCGAGCGCATCCACCGCTCCAACCTGATCGGCATGGGGGTACTGCCCCTGCAATTCCCGCCCGGTCACACCCGCGAAAGCCTCGGCCTGACCGGTGAAGAGGAATACTCGATCACCGGACTCGAAGGCGGCGACCCGGGCGCGGACTTCCCTACCGAGGTCACCGTCCGAGCCCACCACCATGGTCAAGTACAGGAATTCCGCGCCACCGTGCGGATCGATACCCCCGCGGAGGCGGGATACTTCCGCCACGGCGGGATACTGCAATATGTGCTGCGACAGCTCCTCGTCACCTGAGCGGCTCGCCATACCCACCGGGGCAGCGACCGCCGGCCAGCAACCCTGGCCGAGCGGGTCACCGCGCCGCGGGCCCGAGCAACAGGGTGACGCCTTTTCGTTCCCGCCACTCCAGGGCCTCACGAACCCGCTAAAGGCCTGGCGATGGTGCAGAACTCGTGCGGCTACCGCACTACTGCCTTGCGGTTGAACAGCAACGTGCGTTTGACTTCGGTGATCGCTTGCGTCACCTTGATTCCGCGCGGACAAGCGTCGGTGCAATTGAACGTGGTGCGGCATCGCCAGACGCCGTCGATGCCGTTGAGAATGTCCATCCGCTCCCCGGCGCCTTCGTCGCGGCTGTCGAAAATGAAGCGATGGGCGTTGACGATGGCGGCCGGCCCGAAATAGCTACCGTCCGCCCAATACACCGGGCACGACTCGGTGCAGCACGCGCACAGGATGCACTTGGTGGTGTCGTCGTACCGGGCACGATCGGCCTGGGACTGGATCCGCTCGCGGGTGGGCTCCTGACCGGATGTCATCAGGAACGGTTTGATCTGGCGGTACGCCGAGAAGAACGGCTCCATGTCGACGACGAGATCCTTCTCGACCGGGAGTCCCTTGAGGGGTGCGATCGTGACGGTGGTGTTCTTACCGTCTTTGTGCAGTATGTCGCGCATGAGCACCTTGCACGCGAGCCGGTTGACTCCGTTGATGACCATTGCATCCGATCCGCACACGCCGTGCGCGCACGAGCGGCGGAAGGTCAGGGTCCCGTCGAGATACCCCTTGACGTAGGTGAGCAGGTTGAGCAACCGATCGGTGGGCAGGCACGGAACCTCGAAGCTCGCCCATCCGGCCTTGCCCGGGTCCTCGGGGCTGAAACGGCGAATCTTCAACGTGACCATCACGGCGCCTTCGGGGACCGGCGGTAGCGCTACGGAACCCGGGCCCTCGCTGTTCATGGGGACAGACATGGTTATCGACTCCAACCTCGTCAATTACGTTTTCGGGGAGCTCGTCTCGGATTGTCCACAGGCTAGCTCAGCGGTTCGATCGTCGGATCGGAAAACCCGGTTCGGACCCTCTCGCGCGCCGGGGGCGCCGCGTGATGTGCGGAGCCGATACCCCTCCGACGAACAGGCGCATCGGGTTGACGATGGCCACGAGCACCGACAGTTCGTGCACGAGCATCCCGATGGACATCGTGGCGTGGCCGGCGAAGGCGCCCGCCGCCACCACGACACGGTTGCCGGCGCGGTGTCCGCGATCTTCACCGCCACAGTGCACCGCGGGTTTGTCATTCGTTGTGGGCACCGTCATTTCGTGTCATGATCGATCTATGGGCCCGATCGAGTTGGTGCGAGCCTATGACGCTCGCGGCACCAAGAAGACATCGCCAACCTTCTTGGTAGATCGACTCTGGCCACGGGGCATCGCGAAAGCGGACCTCGACTGCGACGCCTGGATCAAGGAGGTGGCGCCCAGTACGGAACTGCGGACCTGGTTCGGCCACCAGGCGGATCGGTTTCCGGAGTTCCGCACACGCTATCTTCAAGAACTTGATACCAATCGCACTGCCGCCCAGCCGATCGTCGAGGCGGCGCGGAACGGGACTGTGGTGCTGCTGTATTCGGCGAAGGACCTCGAGCACAACCAAGCCGTGGTCTTGCGCGAGTGGATCTCGAATCAGTTCTGACATCCCCATAGGTCGGGCTGAACTCTCATCGCATCCATGAACCTCCGGCCCGCACATCGAGCCGTGCCGTCCGGCCGCGGTCAGAACGGGGCCGTGGTCCACGGGGCAGTGGCGGGTCGGTCGCAGGTCAGTGCGGGCAATCAGACCCCCAGGCCCGTAGGGCGACATCCTGGAACCGGACGGCACAGGGTGACGGTCCTGCCCCCTGCCGCGAGTCTCGCCGCAACAGAGGTCACCGTGGTGTCGGGATGAAACACAGCTCCCGACACCACCTGCCACCCAGCACCCCCGAACGGAACCGGCGGTCACCGCCCTGGAGCCTGAGGGGTCTATTGGTCCTATCCGAATCGTGATTGTTCGAGGGCGAATCCGCGGGCGTCGACGGGCGTGTGTTGTGTGTGCCGGGTCGACGGTTCGTCGTTTACGTTGGC from Rhodococcus opacus B4 encodes:
- a CDS encoding succinate dehydrogenase iron-sulfur subunit; amino-acid sequence: MSVPMNSEGPGSVALPPVPEGAVMVTLKIRRFSPEDPGKAGWASFEVPCLPTDRLLNLLTYVKGYLDGTLTFRRSCAHGVCGSDAMVINGVNRLACKVLMRDILHKDGKNTTVTIAPLKGLPVEKDLVVDMEPFFSAYRQIKPFLMTSGQEPTRERIQSQADRARYDDTTKCILCACCTESCPVYWADGSYFGPAAIVNAHRFIFDSRDEGAGERMDILNGIDGVWRCRTTFNCTDACPRGIKVTQAITEVKRTLLFNRKAVVR
- a CDS encoding DUF488 domain-containing protein, whose protein sequence is MGPIELVRAYDARGTKKTSPTFLVDRLWPRGIAKADLDCDAWIKEVAPSTELRTWFGHQADRFPEFRTRYLQELDTNRTAAQPIVEAARNGTVVLLYSAKDLEHNQAVVLREWISNQF